Proteins encoded in a region of the Elizabethkingia bruuniana genome:
- a CDS encoding adenylate kinase: MINLVLFGPPGSGKGTQAQNLIKKYNLKQVSTGDLFRFNMKNDTELGKLAKSYIDKGELVPDQVTIDMLIDELKKPTDAAGFIFDGFPRTAAQTEALEQIVEEELNHPIDICLSLIVDDEILVERLLKRGETSGRTDDSNEDIIRNRIKEYYTKTAEVAELYKKQGKYIEVNGVGEIEEISNKLFAEVDKIK; this comes from the coding sequence ATGATTAATCTTGTATTATTTGGCCCTCCAGGGAGTGGAAAAGGTACACAAGCTCAGAACTTAATAAAAAAATACAACCTGAAACAGGTTTCCACAGGAGATTTATTCCGTTTCAATATGAAAAACGATACGGAACTTGGAAAACTGGCAAAGTCATATATTGACAAAGGCGAATTAGTGCCGGATCAGGTTACCATTGATATGCTTATTGATGAGCTGAAGAAGCCTACAGATGCTGCAGGATTTATCTTCGATGGTTTTCCAAGAACTGCTGCACAGACTGAGGCTCTGGAACAAATTGTAGAAGAAGAATTAAATCACCCTATCGACATTTGTCTTTCTTTAATAGTAGATGATGAGATCCTGGTAGAAAGATTACTAAAGAGAGGTGAAACAAGCGGAAGAACGGATGATAGCAATGAAGATATTATTCGAAACCGTATCAAAGAATATTATACTAAAACTGCAGAAGTTGCAGAATTGTATAAAAAGCAAGGTAAATATATCGAGGTAAATGGTGTAGGAGAAATTGAAGAAATTTCGAATAAGCTCTTTGCTGAGGTAGATAAAATAAAATAG
- the obgE gene encoding GTPase ObgE, protein MSNFVDYVKIHCQSGHGGAGSAHLRREKYIPKGGPDGGDGGRGGHVIMKGNANEWTLLPLRYTRHVKAQRGENGGKSQLTGADGEDIYIEVPIGTIAKNEEGEVIGEILEDEQEIVLMKGGKGGLGNEHFKSATNQTPRYAQPGLPGEEGFIVFELKVLADVGLVGFPNAGKSTLLSSVSAAKPKIANYAFTTLTPNLGIVNYRNYKSFVMADIPGIIEGAAEGKGLGHRFLRHIERNSILLFLIPADSEDHFQEFKILENELKEYNPELLDKDFLISISKSDLLDEELKTEIAAEFPENRQPLFFSGVTGEGLMELKDAIWKMLHG, encoded by the coding sequence ATGTCCAATTTTGTAGATTACGTAAAAATTCATTGTCAATCAGGTCACGGAGGTGCAGGTTCTGCCCATCTCCGCAGAGAAAAATATATCCCGAAAGGAGGTCCTGACGGGGGAGACGGAGGACGTGGAGGTCACGTAATTATGAAAGGAAATGCCAATGAATGGACATTATTACCCCTTCGTTATACACGACATGTAAAAGCACAGCGTGGTGAAAACGGTGGAAAAAGTCAGCTTACAGGTGCCGATGGAGAAGATATTTATATTGAAGTTCCTATCGGTACAATTGCAAAGAATGAAGAGGGCGAGGTGATTGGTGAAATCCTTGAAGACGAACAGGAAATTGTTCTGATGAAGGGTGGAAAAGGTGGATTAGGAAATGAACATTTCAAATCTGCAACCAACCAAACACCTAGATATGCACAGCCAGGGCTTCCGGGAGAGGAGGGCTTTATCGTATTTGAACTAAAAGTATTGGCAGACGTAGGATTAGTAGGCTTTCCAAATGCCGGAAAATCTACTCTTTTATCTTCTGTATCTGCGGCAAAACCAAAGATTGCTAACTATGCCTTTACTACATTGACACCCAATTTGGGTATTGTTAATTACCGAAATTATAAATCTTTTGTAATGGCAGATATCCCAGGTATTATAGAGGGAGCTGCAGAAGGAAAAGGTTTAGGACATCGTTTTTTAAGACATATAGAGAGAAACTCTATTCTTTTATTCCTTATCCCTGCTGATTCAGAAGATCATTTTCAGGAATTTAAGATCCTTGAAAATGAATTGAAAGAATACAATCCAGAGCTTTTGGATAAAGATTTTTTAATCTCTATTTCCAAATCAGACTTACTGGATGAAGAATTAAAAACAGAAATTGCAGCTGAATTTCCGGAAAATCGTCAACCATTATTTTTCTCAGGAGTTACCGGGGAAGGGTTAATGGAGTTGAAGGATGCCATTTGGAAAATGCTGCACGGATAA
- a CDS encoding DEAD/DEAH box helicase codes for MTFDDLKLIEPISKALQEEGYKTPTSIQEQAIPKILAGKDLLGCAQTGTGKTAAFAIPILQLLTERSENKHRKGVIKALILTPTRELAIQIEENFEAYGRHLPLKTMVIFGGVKQGAQEEKLKRGVDILVATPGRLLDFISQGIITLKNLDIFVLDEADRMLDMGFVHDVKRILKHLPEKRQNLFLSATMPKEIQKLASEILVNPVKVEVAPVSSTADTIDQSVFFVDKDDKINLLIHLLQDQSLSPVIVFSRTKHGADKIAKKLNQSKISAEAIHGNKSQNARQNALSNFKSGKTRILVATDIAARGIDIDNLKYVVNFELSDVAETYVHRIGRTGRAGASGTSFSFVDGLDLVNLRNTEKLIGKKIFVNKEHPFHTDDLVEQKRDSNNKPVFGGARPSNAGNNNNSNKRNVKTSKKPFFRGKKK; via the coding sequence TTGACTTTCGACGATTTAAAATTAATAGAACCTATTTCCAAAGCATTGCAGGAAGAAGGTTACAAGACTCCGACCTCTATTCAGGAGCAGGCAATACCGAAAATTCTTGCCGGAAAAGATCTATTAGGATGTGCACAAACCGGTACCGGAAAAACGGCCGCTTTTGCTATTCCTATCTTACAGCTTCTTACAGAAAGAAGCGAAAATAAACACCGTAAAGGTGTTATAAAAGCATTGATATTAACGCCAACAAGAGAGCTGGCAATACAAATAGAAGAAAACTTCGAAGCTTACGGAAGACACTTGCCATTGAAAACAATGGTGATTTTCGGTGGAGTAAAGCAAGGTGCTCAGGAAGAAAAGCTAAAAAGAGGAGTAGATATACTCGTAGCAACTCCGGGGCGTTTGTTAGACTTTATAAGCCAGGGAATTATTACGCTGAAGAATCTGGATATTTTTGTTCTGGATGAAGCGGACAGGATGCTCGATATGGGTTTTGTTCATGATGTAAAGCGTATCTTAAAACATTTGCCAGAGAAAAGACAAAATCTTTTCCTTTCTGCAACAATGCCCAAAGAAATACAAAAACTAGCTTCCGAAATATTGGTAAATCCTGTAAAAGTTGAAGTAGCACCTGTTTCTTCTACAGCGGATACTATTGATCAATCTGTTTTCTTTGTAGATAAGGATGATAAAATTAATCTTCTTATTCATCTTTTACAGGATCAAAGTTTATCTCCTGTTATTGTCTTCTCTCGTACGAAGCATGGAGCTGATAAAATTGCAAAAAAACTTAATCAGTCTAAAATATCAGCTGAAGCCATTCATGGGAACAAATCCCAGAATGCAAGACAAAACGCTTTGAGTAATTTCAAGAGCGGAAAAACCAGAATTCTGGTAGCTACAGATATTGCGGCAAGAGGAATTGATATTGATAACCTGAAATATGTTGTAAACTTCGAACTTTCAGATGTAGCGGAAACTTATGTTCACCGTATTGGAAGAACGGGTAGAGCAGGAGCTTCAGGAACTTCATTCTCATTTGTTGACGGATTAGATTTAGTGAATCTAAGAAATACAGAAAAATTAATCGGAAAGAAAATTTTTGTAAACAAAGAACATCCTTTTCATACCGATGATTTGGTAGAGCAAAAAAGAGATTCCAATAATAAACCGGTTTTTGGTGGTGCAAGACCTTCAAATGCTGGAAATAACAATAACAGCAATAAAAGAAATGTAAAGACTTCTAAAAAGCCTTTCTTTAGAGGGAAAAAGAAATAG